The Fibrobacter sp. UWR4 genomic interval TATATATGAGACATCAAAAAACGGTGAATACACCACTTTTTGTGCGGAAGACATCGGATCAGGACCTAGAAATTTGTAATCATTACAAAAACTAGTGAAAAATCTGACAAAAGTTTGACAAAAGTTTGACAAAACTATTGACTTCTGTAAAAAAAGAGATATATTTATCAATGTAAACGAGAGTGAACGACTCAGAAACACTAACGCTTCGAAAGTTGTCAATCTCAAAAGAATGTGTAACAAACAACAAGGAGTACACTATGAAGAAGCAAGGTTTTACCCTTATTGAATTGATGGTCGTGATCGTTATCATGGGCATCCTCGCAGCCGTCGCAGTACCTAAGCTGTTCGGTATGATCGCTAAGTCCAAGGCATCTGAAGTTGGTCCCGCTGCTGGTACCTACGTGAAGTTGCAGGACGCTTATGCAGCAGAACGTAACGCAGCGGGTGGTTGGATGCTGATTGGCTATACCATTCCGGCTTCCAATAATTTCAGCTACAAGGGCGGCATCACTGAAAATGCCACCGTTGAACTGACATCTTTGAATAATAACATTGG includes:
- a CDS encoding type IV pilin protein, producing MKKQGFTLIELMVVIVIMGILAAVAVPKLFGMIAKSKASEVGPAAGTYVKLQDAYAAERNAAGGWMLIGYTIPASNNFSYKGGITENATVELTSLNNNIGWQAQNKVALNDCTTDECFWDIVVNNGDKGGQIKYAACLTADAAPLTANFTAISTPGENCTVSTAAIQ